Genomic window (Candidatus Wallbacteria bacterium):
TTTTGCAGTAAGCCTTCCATTAAATGCACTGAATGCAAGAACCGTGCTTTTGAGGCTCTGAACGAAACCGCTGTAAAATCTCATCTTGAAGGCAGACTGGTTATTGGAACCTATGCCATCCGGGAGAATGACACCTGCACTTTTCTGGCAGTAGATTTTGATGATGAGTCATGGCTGGAAGACTCGGAAGCATACAGAAAGTCAGCCAGGGAATTCGGCATTGAAACCGGGCTCGAACGTTCAAGGTCAGGTAACGGTGCCCATGCCTGGATCTTTTTCTCTGAGCCGGTACCGGCCTGCCTTGCCAGACGTCTCGGCACTCTGATCCTTTCCCAGGCATCAGTCGCAAGAGCTTTACTGTCACTTGCCAGCTACGACAGGTTTTTTCCCAGCCAGGATTATCTTCCTAAAGGCGGCTTCGGCAATCTGATCGCTCTTCCCTTGCAGAAATCCGCCAGAGAAAATGGCAATACAGAATTTCTGGATGAAAAATTTATTCCTTATGAGAACCAATGGCAATTCCTTGCCAGATGCAGGATGATCTCTTGCCGTGAAATAGAGACACTACTTAACTCTCAGAACATAGTATCTGACTCATCTGCTGCCTATGAGGAACATGAATTGATGCTTGATGAAAAGACGCTCAAGTCTTCTGCCAGGCATAAGCTGAAAGGCTGTTACCCCGGACAAGTGGTAATTGCAATTGACTCTCAAATCAGGATCAATCTGGAAGGTCTGCCGCAGAACCTGATCAATGCCTTGAAGAATACTGCGGTATTCGCCAATCCTAAGTTTTACGAGCTGCAACGGTTAAGATTTTCCACTTGGAAAACACCCAGATATATCTTTTGTGGAGAATTGTTGAGTAAGACGCTTCTCCTGCCCAGGGGAGTTCTCGACACATGCCTGGAGTTGCTTGGTATTGCAACTGCTAAAGTCAGTTGCACCGACAATCGGGAAAACAGAAAGAAAATCAAAGTTAAGTTTCTGGGAAAACTGCTGCCTGAACAGAAATCTGCCTGTGCAGGCATCTGTGAATACGAAACAGGAGTGCTTGTTGCTCCGCCAGGAGCTGGTAAGACCGTAATTGCCTGTCAGATGATCGGAACGAGAAAACTGCCGACACTTATCCTAACCCATAGATCCCAACTTCTGGAACAGTGGAGACAGCAGCTCAAGATTTTCCTGAGCATAAAATCCGACAAAATTGGAGCTATCAGGGGCAGCAAGAAGAAAGCCACAGGTTTTATCGACCTGGCTATGCTGCAGACGATCTCAAAACTGGAAGACACCGATTTTCTAAGCCAGTATGGGCAGGTGATTGTGGATGAATGTCACCACATTCCTGCATTCAGCTTCGAATCTGTCATGAAGAAAATCCCTGCAAAATTCGTATTAGGCCTTACAGCTACTCCATACCGAAAGGATGGTCATCAACCGATCATTCATATGCAGTGCGGTCCGGTCAGGTATGAAATGAAGGAGCTTTCAGGCCAGAAATTCGAGAAAAAAGCGATCGTAAAAAAGACTGGCGTGGCCTTTCCTGCCGATCCGGACCAGGAACTGATGATTCAGGAATTCTATGAGATAATCGTCAATGACCGGAAACGCCTGGAGTTGATTGCTGATGATGTGGCTGGAGTGATTGCAGACGGAGGGTTCCCTCTCGTCCTTTCAGAACGGAAAGAACACCTGAACCTGCTGTCAGTTTCAATCAGGGATAGAACCAAGTTCCCTGTAAAAGAGTTTATTCTGGCGGGCAGTCTTAACAAACGTACCCGGGAACAGGTCAATGCGGAAATCAGCGAATGCCTGTCCAAAGGCTCTCGCCCATTTATACTGGCCACAGGCCAGCTGATCGGGGAAGGATTCAACCTGCCGGTACTGGACACATTGTTTTTGGCAATGCCCTTTTCATTCAAAGGTAAGCTCGTGCAGTATGCGGGGAGAATTCAGCGGGATAGTGCAGGAAAAAAGACAATTATCATCTATGATTACCTTGACGAAGCCTCTCCACTGGCTCTATCGATGTTTCGGAAACGCAGATCAACCTATCGGAAACTTGGATACAAGATAATCGTACCTGGAGAGCACGATCATTCTTTCATTGATAATGATCAGCTGAAACTACCACCTGCTGGCGCGAAATGATTGATTCAAAACAGCTACAAGGAAATCTCAGATTACATATTTCCGGTATTACTCAACTTACCAATTCCCCACCTAGTCAATTAGTCGTTTATAGTTGTGCCACATCGTTAATCTACTGTTCTCACGCCATCAATCAGCTCTCGTCCCCGGCACCAAAAGCAAAAAGGCCTCTTTAAAGGGGCCTTTTTTTAATACCAACGGCACAGTGATAACCCAATGATGCTCAGACAGAAAATTGAGGCTGATCAGGTTGATTCATGCCAGTAGCTGGTTGTTGCCGAAAGATTTATTGACTTGTCTGTTTTTCGATAAAATGTCTTGTCTTATTAAAAATATTGATGTAATCTTTTAATATGGAAAAACTTATTAAAACTTCTGAAGATTTGACTGGATTTGTTGCAGGGACCAATAAACAGCAGTTTCAGTACAAAAGCTTCAGTCCTTCCTTGATCAACAGGCCTTGGGAATTCAATGACAGGAAAATGATTCTGAATCTTGAAGATGCTATACGGCTTGTGGGTGAGCTGAACGCTTATTCTTCCCTTGTTCCAGACATAGATTTTTTCATCAGGATGCACGTTGTTAAAGAAGCCACCACTTCCAGCAGGATCGAAGGCACCAGAACTGAGATCGATGAAGCTGTGATGAAAGAGGAAGAAATCACGCCTGAGCGTCGGGATGATTGGCTGGAAGTCCAGAACTACATCAAAGCCATGAATTCCGCTATAGAAGAACTTGACAGGCTGCCTCTTTCAATGAGACTGTTGAAAAACACTCATTCCATTCTGATGTCCGGAGCTAGAGGCAGCAACAAGTACCCTGGAGAAATCAGGAAATCTCAGAACTGGATTGGCGGATCAAACCTGAGCAACGCATTTTTCGTCCCTCCTCATCCTGATGAATTGCCTGATCTTCTATCTGATTTGGAAAAATTCTGGCACAACGATGATCTGGAAATACCTTTCCTGGTCAAAGTGGCAGTCAGCCATTATCAGTTCGAGACCATTCATCCATTTCTTGATGGGAATGGGAGAATTGGCCGGTTACTGACTATGCTGCAACTCGTGGACAGGAAACTTTTAAGCAAGCCCACACTTTACCTGTCCGACTTTTTTGCTAGGAATAAAGGTTCATACTATGATTCCCTGACTATTGTTAGAACCGGCAACGATATCGAGCAATGGATCAGGTTTTTTTTGGCCGGTGTGAAAGAAACTGCTCAAAATGGTATCGATACATTCAAAAAAATCATTAAATTAAGAGAATCAGTAGAAAAGAACTTGTTATCCCTGGGCAGGAGAACAGATAAAGGTCTGGAGCTGCTGAAATTTCTGTTTTCTCAACCAATTGTAACAGTCAATCAAATTTCCGAGGAATTGAAGATTTCTTTTCCGACAGCCAATTCACTATCCAAAGACTTTATCAGACTGGGTATTTTTCATGAAATAACAGGTTTTGCTAGAAACAGGCTGTATTCATTCGGAGAATATTTAACTCTGTTCAGGAAGTAAAGTAACACAGATAAGTCTCTTATTAAGAGTTTCGCCATTATGCTTTAATATGATTTTTCTTATTAAAGGTTCTCCCTTTTCCAAATCAGCAATTCATCAGCAAAGGGAGTTTTCTTCATGACAGAATCGCACCCAGATTGCGGGTCAGGACTGCCATGAATTCCAGCAGACCCAGCCGCTCAAGCTTTGCTCTGGCTGCAGCAGAAAGCCGGTCGGCCGTGGTACCGGACAGGATCTGGGCGGTTTCTTCCTCTGAGAATTCTTCATTGCCATCAAACTTGTCCAACTGTTCTCTGTTTTCCGGGCAGCACTGCTGGCAGAGCATGCAGCCGACCAGGGAATTATGCCATTCTCTGTTTATCCAGGCCGGGAAAGCATGTTCAGGGGGTTTTTCGTTATGAAAAGTCAGGCAGCGCTCGGCACGGATCAGGAAACGCTCAGCTGTGATCGCGCCTGTGGGGCAGCTGCTCAGGCAGGCCCGGCAGTCCCGGCATCTGTCCATTACGCGCATTTCATTCCAGGTATCTTCCCGGCAGGGCAGATCCGAGAAGAACGCCAGGATCTGGAAAAAGCTTCCCATGCCCGCCACATAGGCGATATTGTTCCTGCCATATTGCGCGATCCCGCTCCTGACTGCCAGCAGTTTCCTGGGGATTCTGGCTGAGGCCGCACTGTACCCTTTCCGGGCCAGCCAGTCCTTTAGATTTTTTTCCGCGTTCCGCGCTGTGTCTGCAATGCTTGAGAATGTAAGTGGATGGACTTTTCCCCTGTATGTGAAGCTGACTCTGGTCTGCGGCCTCGGCATTGCCATCACGATCAGGGATTCAGCTGCAGGCAATGAATCCGGAGCCAGGAAAGAGAAAAACGACATTCCTTCCTGATACAGCGCTTCATCCAGCTCTCCTCCGGACCTGCGGCCTGCGATCTCTTCCTTAAGTTCCTGCAGCCGCCTGATGGACACGACCCTTCCCTTCAGGCCACATTCTTCAAACATTACCTGCAAATCATCCATGGCTGCTTTCATTCCAGTTTCTCCGTTCTGACTTCTGCTGACAGGAAAATTGTAATCAACAGGACAGTCACAGTCAACGGGGATAAAGGGACGCATTTAGGACTTTCTCTGACTTCAGTATCCTGCAGTTTAAAAACAGTGGTTCAGGGCTGTTGAAAAAGGACTCGCTGGTGATGGGACTCCAACTCACTGAACATCTCATAACAGGATACTGTTCCTGTCTGTCTCCCAGGTCAGGTGAAAAGGTACATTTTTTTAGACTGCACTTCGATCTCGCGGAATTTCTCCCTCTCCGGCGCAGGCAGCGCCTGGTGAAAATCCGCGGACACGACGAACCCGTTGAACAGCTCCTTATTGTCGGATGAATCAACCAGAAAGATGCAGTACCCGATCAGGTTCAGCACATCGCCGCTGACGTCGATGCTCTTTTTCTCCCTGCCGCCAAGCATCCCGATGTTGCCATTTCCGATGTGGGCCAGTACATGCAGGCCGCAGGGGAATCCCTTGTCCCTGAAATACCCGTCAACAGAGCTCTTGATTTTGTGGAGCAGGTCAGGCAGTTTTTCCAGCCGGGACGAGTCGAACAGCACCATCGTGTTGTCGCCGATGAAGCGGATGCAGAAACCGTCCTCAACGGCCACCAGGTCGCAGATTGTCTCGTGCATGCGGTTCAGCTCCTGATAAATCCCGGTGCAGTCAAAGTTCTTCTCTATGTATGAGAATTTCCGCAGATCAAAGTAAACGAGTATCACCCTTTGGGAAAACGGTGCGGCGATGCTTTTGAAATCCGGCATGGAATCCTCCTCTGCTTTTCATTTACCAGAAGCGCTGGCCAGGGCTTCCACTGCAGCCAATGCCCACTGCAGGACTGTCTGCATCGATTTCTCTTTCACTGTATTTATCGAATCTCGCGGGCCGTTGTGCATTGTTTCGATTATGGGAGGCCTGACTGAAGGTGTTTTGCCCTTCTGCATGGCAGGAACAAAACCTGCCAGTATCTCAGCTTCATTCTCAGGAATTATGCAGACCGAGAGATTTGGGATCCCCTTTTTTTCAAAGGAAGCTTCGTCGCCATGAGGCAGGGCTTTCACAACCCGGACAGGATGGCTTCTGATTGTTTTCCTGAGCATGGCCCTGAATATCAAGCCTGAACTCCTGCCCTGCGCAACCAGAATCAGATCCCCGGTTCCGCAGATGTCCAGATTGATCATGGCCTTGATGTCCTGTTTTCTGACCCGCTCCAGATATGCCCTGCTTCCCACTCCGTGGCCTTCCTCAAGGTCGAAGAAGACGAGATCGAGTGGAATCCCCGGGTCATTCTTCAGGTAATACTCAGCCATCCTGAGCAGAATGCTGACAGCAGCGGCATTGTCGTTAGCTCCTGTGCTGCCTCTGACGCTGTCGTAATGAGCCCCGAGCACAAGCCTTGGCCTGCCCGGATTAAAGGATAAGACTATATTTTCAAACCAGACACCATTTAAATTGTCCCGATAAAGGATATAGGGACAGCCGGTTTCCCGGAGTATCCTGAGAAGCTCTCTGCGCCTTACTCTCTGACTTGCCGAGGCAATGCGGCTGACCCATTTTTTCAGGCTCATCTTCAAACCTCCATTCAGAAACTTCTCCTGGCCAGTTCCACCATGAATTTCACTGATTTCCGGCACTGCGTTTGATGTTGAGCATTATGCCTATGGATATGGCCACGAAAATCAGGACAATGAATGACCCAAAGAACTTTCTGATGCCCATCGGCGCAGAGCACCAGACATCATTAAAGGTATGATTATCCTCGTCAGAGCCGCCGATTATCCAGATCCTGTCCTTGAAAACAACGCTCGATTGCGAAAATCTCGGGCTGAATCCCGCATTCTTTCTCGGATGCCCCCAGTTTGCCCCGTCTTTGGAAAACCAGATGTCATTCAGGCATGTTTTCTCACATTCGCCGCCTGTTATCCAGATTTTCCCCTGATATTCCAGGGCTGAATGCAGGGCGCGCTTGCCAAAGCCGCCATGCTGAGTGACAAGCTGCCAGTCAATGCCGTTTCTGGAAGACCAGACATCGTCCAAGTATGATATTCCATCAGCGAAAGCCATGCCTCCGATCATCCACAGGCAGTCGTTATGCACCACCAGGGCAGTAGAGTCTCTCAGATTGAAAGACGCTGCAGGCACCTCAAGCTTCCATTTCACTCCATCAGCAGAAGAAAAGACTGAGTTTTTGCTTTTATCCTCAAAACTCTTTATCAGCCAGATCCTGTCCTTAAAAAGAACGCATCCTGCCAGGTTTTTATAGAAATCAGCGGAATTGAAAATCTGTGTCCACTTTACTCCATCATTGCTGTTCCAGACCATCAACTGATGATCATATCCGTTTCTGGAGATTACCCACATCTTATCCTGGAAAATAAAACCTGAAAGCAGATAACCGCCAAAAGTATTGCAGTCAGAAATCACTTCCTTCCAGATGGTTCCGTCTGCTGAGTTCCAGACGTCTCCACCACCTTTTACTGCCGGATTGCCTCCACCGATAACCCAGATTTTATCCTGAAAGACCAGGCTCAGGTGAGAAGCGCGCGGGCTGAATCCTGCGTCCGCGGTTTTCTGGATCCAGCCATTGACCCTCACTTTGCCGGATTTTTGTACAGAAGCTGCAGGCATTTCAAGCGTCGGCGCAGGCGCTGGAGTGGCCGCAGGTGTAAGCGTAACAATTCTCAGTTCAGGCGTTGCGGCTGTTTGCACAGGCTGGCCCTGGGAAATCCTTTGAGCAATTGCACCAGCGGCAATGCAATGAAAAAGGATCAGCGAAATCAGTAAACCTGCAAAGATATTACCTTTTTTCATAAATACTCCACCTGTTTTAGATATGATACCAGAATGGAAATTTTCCATCGAGTCAACGCAGAAGCGCTGGTAGAACTCATCTTTTCAGCTCCATCACTGTCATGAAACTGCCGATCATCAAAAGCCTGTCGCTGTGGCTCTGCATCTGCGGGTTGATTTCATTCGGTCTGAGACCCGGGATCAGCTTCCTGCCGATATTCTCGCTCATCTGTTCCACCAGTTCCGAGCAGAACCATCTGTCAGGATCCTGACCGAACGTCTGCGAGGCATAGCCGATGATCCCCTGCCAGTCGTATTTCCGTCCGACCTGGGTGTTGAGCCAGGCCCAGCCGGCCTCGCTTTCGCCGGCGGTCAAATCCCTGATTTCATAGACATCGGCAGTGCAGATGCAGGTCATCTCATTCCAGTTGATCAGCTGCACGCCTTTTCCGGGTTCAGACTCGATCTTTTCGGCATTCCTGATCACTGCCACATGGCTGTATCTGTCCTCAGGCTTCTGCCGCAGCTTCGGCCAGTATCTGACAACCAGGTCCGGCAGGCCGTTTCCCTGGTAATACACGACCCTGATCAATGAGTCTATGATTGGCTTGAACTCGTTCATCTGCCCTCCAGATTCGGGGACTGTGCTAGGAAAGCTTCAGCGTAAACTTGAAATGCGATCCTGCAAACCCCTGCTGTTCGTAAAATCTGTGGGATTCAAATCTGCCCCTGTCGCAGCTTACTTCCAGAATGGCACAGCCGGATTCCAGAGCTTTCTCTTTCAGTTTTCGAACTATTTGCCCGCCCAGTCCCCGGCATCTGTATTCAGGGACAACGTACAATTCCTGGATTTCCGCGACAGGCCCGCAATGATGCAGCAGAGTCTGGATCTGGAGGCTCCCGAAAGCGATGACTCTATTATTCACCAAAGCAGCCTGATAGAACACATCAGGATTCTGCAGGTTTTTCGAATATGCTTTTTCGAATTCCTGATATTCAAAAGTCTGTTCTTCCAGAGCGCAGATCAGGCTGTGTATGTCCTGCAGATCGCTGATTGCAGCAGGACGGAGGAAATACCCGTTCAATTGCATGTGATTAACCTTTTATTCCATGTGTTTAAAATATGATACCAGATGGATAAAATTATCGGGTAACAGCCGCCTTGCTTATCTCCGTCAAGGATTGGCTTGAATGCAGATACCCGGTTTACTTTGCTGTTCTGAATGTCAGGCGCACAGGCTTCAGGTAAAATCCGTTCTGATCGCAGAAACCTAGGAATCTGAGCGTATTCAGCGAGTAACTATACTGCCTGCCGGGTTCCAGCTTCACAGGGATCGTCAGCACTGTGAACGAGCCGTCATAGGACAGCTTGCCCGCAGTTTTCGGGAGATCCGCGCCGCCGCAGAATGACCAGTTGCCGTCAATCATGGGCCGGTCGAATTTCACAGTGATCCTGTCCAGCCTGCTGTCTACATTGTCAGCTCCACCGGCAGGCGTGACAGAAACTATCTTCGGCCTGCCGGCTCCGTCTTCGGATGTCATAAAGGCGACTTCCACAGGCATGAGGGGATTGCCGTCCCTGTCCATGAATGTCATGTAATTATCAGAATTCAGCTGGAAATGATAACACCAGTTCGGCTTGAGCTTGACCGGGATAGTGAGGATCTTTCCTGTACCATCGTAAGTCAGTGTGCCCATTTCAGGAAAGTCATCCCCTTCTCCGATAACAGCCCAGGCCTTGTCCTTCATGGGCCGGTCGAATTCAACCGTGATCCTGTCGCATCTGAAGTCCACGTCCAGTCCCTGGTTGGCAGGCTCCATTCTCACTATTTTCGGGGCTTTCAGTTCCAGTTCCTTCCGCTCTTTCTCCCACCTGGCACTGAAATCCGCCAGATGCCTGTCCGCCTGCTTCGCGAAACTGCTCACATAGCTGATGACAGCCGGGAAAGCCGCTTCCAGCGATCCACGACTGTTTTTTTTCTGAAAGGCCTTCCACATGATATCCGAGATGCCTCTGGTCATGATGAAATAGCGGCGCTCTTCACTGTCGATCTTTTTCTCAGCTGCCTGATCGCCGAAAGTCTTTCTCAGGTAGCACACCTCAGAGGCCCTGACACAGCTTTCGTAAAGGAAGGTCTTCCATTCCCCGTATGCCTGTTCCGCCATTTTTTCTCTGACAAGTTTGAAAATCTTCTCTCCGCCACTGCCAAACTTAAGGCTGTTCGCATCCACCAGAGGATTGACATAGGAATGGGAAAATTCGTGGATTATCGTATCCAGGACATCCTCGTCGAAATCCGGCCTGCCATGATCATCAGTCTGCCAGATGCCCAGAATCGAGAAACATTCCTCAATGGAGTCAGGCAGCAGGATTTGCGCGCCGTAACAGCAGGGTCCATTGAGAAATGCAGGTACCAGTATGAAACGGTGCCCGGCATTATCGCCGAAAAAGGCCTGCAGGAAAGGAATGATGTCATTCCTGCCGAGCAGTGTCTTGAGCCTCTGCCCGGAAAGAGCCAGCAGCGAAGCGTGCTGTTTCATGAACTCAGGAAAACTGCTGTCCCTGACGAAAGACTCCAGCGCCTGCCTGAACTTCACGGCATCGTCTCTCTGCCATCTCTTGTCCTTGAGAATGGACCTGTAATCATCCCTGATCCGCATGCTGTCTATACTGTCCAGGCTGGCCGCGAATCTCATCACTGCATCGTATCCGACTCCATGGTCCTGATAAAGATTCCGGGCCATGGCCACTGCCTCATGCTCCCTGAATGGCCCGAAAAATCTGTCTGCGTCCTTGGCAAACCCGCTGATCATGCATTCCTGGTATTCAGGATTGCCGGCCAGCCTGAAAACCAGGCTCAGAAGTTCGAACCTCGGATCAGTCTGGATGACAATCTGCCTGAATTCGCCTGTCCAGCCAATGGCGCATTGTATTGTAAGAGCCGTGAAAACCAGGATCAGAAAAATTCTCCTCTGCATGTTATCCTCCAGAATTTACCTGATTGCATAGCGCCGACTAACTGACATCTGCAATCCATTGAATACAGAATAATACATGACTGGCAGGATTGTAAAGCCCCAGGATACATGATACAGGGACGATGCATTATTATTTTACTTTTCCAGGTGTTTAATTCTGGTCTTCCCTTTCATTTATCCTGCAGAATCATTAAAATTACTGAAGCAGCAAGACGAAATTCTGCGGAGGACATAATGAAAAAGGAAACATCCCAGCATGGGGTCAAAGTTGAATCAACCGGAACCTATCCGAATGAGACAATCTGGCGGCTCTGCGAACGCGGGAGCTGCCGCAGCTTTTCCAATAAATTGGTCGCTTCAGACGTGCAGGAGCTGTTGTTTAAGGCAGCTACGCACGCTCCTACAGGCGGGAATCTCCAGCCTTTTTCCATCATCAAGATCGAAGACCGGAAAGTCTCGGCAAGACTCAGCGAGCTTGTCGAAGGACAGGCCTTTGTAGCAGAGGCTCCGCTCAACCTGCTCTTCTGCCTGGACTGGCACAGGTTGCGGCGCTGGGCTGAGCTTGAATCCGCGCCATTTTCCGCTCATCACAGTTTCAGGCATTTCTGGATCTCGATTCAGGACACTGCCATGTCTGCCCAGAATCTGTGCACAGCAGCCGATTCAATGGGACTGGGATCAGTGTATATCGGAACAGTGCTGGAATGTTTCAGCGAACTGAAAGTTCTGTTTGACCTGCCTGAGCTGGTTTTCCCTGTAGTGCTGCTGTCTCTTGGATATCCCAAGTTTAAACCTTCTGTCCGCAAAAAGCTTGCTGCTTCTGTAATCGTACATACCGAAAAGTACAGGGAAATGACTGACCTGGAATTGCGGCAGGCATTTGAGGAAAAATATCCTGATGTAAAGATAGAAGCGACTACAGAGCGGATTGAACAGATGGCCAAAGTCTGCCGGGCCGTAGAAGGCGATGAATTCGCAGAGAAATGCCTGGGATCGATCAGGGAGCATGGATATATCAACGCAGTCCAGCGCTATTTCGGGTTGCATTATGTGGCTGACGAGATGGCTCTAGGAAATGCGAAGTTCCTGGAAACATTCAGGGAATTCGGATTCGGCTGGTTCGACGAATATGAGAAACTGGTGAAAAAGTGATTCCTGGCTGCCATGCATCTGCCTGATGCCGAAATCCGGCAATTTGAAGGCTGCGGATTTCCAGTATATGATAGATGGATCTGATTTGAGCCGGAATTCTGTTACAAAGGATTGAGTTTGTTTAACATTTCAAGTCTGATTTCAGAAAATACCCGCTGGGCGATCACCATTCTGTTTACAGGAGCTATTTTTTCTTTCTACGGCATTGAGGATCTGCATGAATATTTTGGCACCAGGAACTGGCTCCCAGCTGAAGCTCAGATAACAAGCTCAGAGCTTAAAACAAGGCACATCGGCGGTAAGCGTCCGCATGATGTTCAATATCTGGATGTGACCTATGCTTACACTGCAGGAGATGCGAAGTGCGAAGGCAGGCAGTACAGGCTTGGAGATGTGGAATTCCCATGGAAAGAAGAATACTCAGTGTCTAAAGTCATACAGATCTATTTTGACCCCGAAGCTCCCGGCTGTTCAGTGGCCCGCCGCTCATCAGATATGTGGTTTTCAGTCGGGATTCTGTGCTTTGGGGCAGTCATGATACTCTGTGGAATAGGGATGTTCATTCAGGACCGATCCCCATAACCGGACATTATTACTCTGTCTAATATTTTTCAATCCCCGCTTAATTCTAATCAATATCTCCTGAGAGTCATTGCAGAAGCCCAGAATCAATCACGATCATATTTTCATCAAAGAACTTTTATCAATGTCCGGATAAATTCAATTTACGCAATTTTGCAGTTGTCCCTCTCATGTCTCGCATATCATTCGCAGGCCTGAAAAACGCCTTTTCCAGGGAGATACAGGGGACACCATAACTGAGTAACGGGACTGGCTCGGTTTGAAGGATTCAAGACTCTGCGATATTCTGTCACAATGATCAGGATACAGCCTTTGACGGAAATCAATGCAGACGATCTGGTGCGCCTCGTTTCAGGCTACACTTCAAATGAATTGTTCCGGGTCAGCAGAACAGAAACTGACGGAAATTTTACGCTTAAGCTGGAACTCACGGAATCAGCCGGACCCTATCACAAGCGTTTCAATCCGGAACAGGATCTGGAGCATTACCTGAAACTCCCGGAGCTTGGTTTTTCTTTCGGAGCATTTGAGAACGAGCTCCTGGTTGGTCTGGCACTGGCCGAACCCAGGCAGTGGAACAGAAGCCTGATGGTGTGGGAACTGCATGTTGCGGAAGATCACCGCGGCTGCGGGATCGGAAGGATGCTTGTGGACTCATTGTCCGGCAGGGCGGCAGAAGCAGGGCTCAGGACTCTGGTTGCAGAAACTCAGAATACCAATCTGCCTGCCATCCGCTTTTACCGCAGCGTGGGCTTCAGGATCGAAGGCATCGATCTGTCACTTTACTCCAACGCCGACTTTCCGGACGGGGAAATCGCGCTTTTCATGAAAAAGATCATCGGGTAACAACTGAATCCGGAGGGTTTGATGAAAAAAAAGGAAATTTCACATCACGGTGTCAAAATAGAAATTACGCCTGAGCGGCTTAAATAGATGGCCAAAGTCTGCCAGGTTAGTGCTGATGCGCGAAGTGATCGGGCTCTGGCGATAAGAAAAATCGCCTGACGCGTTCTCCGCTGCCAGGCGATTCGATTGCCTTTCTGAGCAGAACTTCAGTTGTCGCTGCCGAAATTGCTGTTCATCGTGTAGATGATCTCGTCGGTCTTGGGATCGGCGATGGCCACGATATAGGCCATCGTGTTGTTGCCTGATCCGGTGCCGATATAAACCCAGAGGCCATTGCTGGCCGCTTCGGCCAGGATGGCGGACGCCTGGTCGGCCTGATACTGTTCGACATCGATGTAGAGGGTGCCCATGAGCTTGACAAGGTCCTTGGCTGTGATCTGACCCTTGACAAGTTTGAAGCTGTATCCGCCGTCATCACCTGTGATCGGATAATCCCTGTGCAGTGCATACCTGATCACGCGCTCCATGGTCTGCTCCTTTGATTCGCCCGCATTGACAGGCGAGACCTTTTCAATCTTGTAAGCGCTCATGACGAACCAGTCGTTGCACAAAGGCTTGGCATAGTCGATGAACTTGTTCATCGTGGCGTCGGTGGCCCTGCCGATCGGCTTGAGGGTGTGCGCGCTGAGACTGAGACAGAAACCGAGTGCGATCACCATGGCGGTCAGTGCTTTCTTC
Coding sequences:
- a CDS encoding DUF4932 domain-containing protein yields the protein MQRRIFLILVFTALTIQCAIGWTGEFRQIVIQTDPRFELLSLVFRLAGNPEYQECMISGFAKDADRFFGPFREHEAVAMARNLYQDHGVGYDAVMRFAASLDSIDSMRIRDDYRSILKDKRWQRDDAVKFRQALESFVRDSSFPEFMKQHASLLALSGQRLKTLLGRNDIIPFLQAFFGDNAGHRFILVPAFLNGPCCYGAQILLPDSIEECFSILGIWQTDDHGRPDFDEDVLDTIIHEFSHSYVNPLVDANSLKFGSGGEKIFKLVREKMAEQAYGEWKTFLYESCVRASEVCYLRKTFGDQAAEKKIDSEERRYFIMTRGISDIMWKAFQKKNSRGSLEAAFPAVISYVSSFAKQADRHLADFSARWEKERKELELKAPKIVRMEPANQGLDVDFRCDRITVEFDRPMKDKAWAVIGEGDDFPEMGTLTYDGTGKILTIPVKLKPNWCYHFQLNSDNYMTFMDRDGNPLMPVEVAFMTSEDGAGRPKIVSVTPAGGADNVDSRLDRITVKFDRPMIDGNWSFCGGADLPKTAGKLSYDGSFTVLTIPVKLEPGRQYSYSLNTLRFLGFCDQNGFYLKPVRLTFRTAK
- a CDS encoding nitroreductase family protein; this translates as MKKETSQHGVKVESTGTYPNETIWRLCERGSCRSFSNKLVASDVQELLFKAATHAPTGGNLQPFSIIKIEDRKVSARLSELVEGQAFVAEAPLNLLFCLDWHRLRRWAELESAPFSAHHSFRHFWISIQDTAMSAQNLCTAADSMGLGSVYIGTVLECFSELKVLFDLPELVFPVVLLSLGYPKFKPSVRKKLAASVIVHTEKYREMTDLELRQAFEEKYPDVKIEATTERIEQMAKVCRAVEGDEFAEKCLGSIREHGYINAVQRYFGLHYVADEMALGNAKFLETFREFGFGWFDEYEKLVKK
- a CDS encoding DUF3592 domain-containing protein; this translates as MFNISSLISENTRWAITILFTGAIFSFYGIEDLHEYFGTRNWLPAEAQITSSELKTRHIGGKRPHDVQYLDVTYAYTAGDAKCEGRQYRLGDVEFPWKEEYSVSKVIQIYFDPEAPGCSVARRSSDMWFSVGILCFGAVMILCGIGMFIQDRSP
- a CDS encoding GNAT family N-acetyltransferase → MIRIQPLTEINADDLVRLVSGYTSNELFRVSRTETDGNFTLKLELTESAGPYHKRFNPEQDLEHYLKLPELGFSFGAFENELLVGLALAEPRQWNRSLMVWELHVAEDHRGCGIGRMLVDSLSGRAAEAGLRTLVAETQNTNLPAIRFYRSVGFRIEGIDLSLYSNADFPDGEIALFMKKIIG